From a region of the Impatiens glandulifera chromosome 4, dImpGla2.1, whole genome shotgun sequence genome:
- the LOC124934000 gene encoding uncharacterized protein LOC124934000 has translation MSNLNQPQSETKVRPVGGTENSWCRAVPGGTGITVLGILLSKPPNISNLQNALHKLQISHPILRAKLHFNTSTTTFSYIIPPNPHIQIQPFDFQSTAEILRTVSETDPSRSLSSLHLILEHEMTRNDWSMTVPESDSGTDVFFASSYALDDGAIVMVMRLHTSACDRAAAVALLRELLSLMVGEKREKVELDSDGEIGLGIEEYIPNGKANKPIWSRGVNMLGYSLNSFRLANMDFEDIDSPRISRIVRLKLDQDHTSRILEGCKSRGIELCGVLSAAALIAARSFKALPNGQWEKYMVVTLIDCRSILQPVLSNNHLGFYHSAILNSHDLSGGEGLWELAKRTYNSFANSKKNEKHFSDMADVNFLMCKAIENPGLTPSSSLRTSIVSVFEEPVFDNFDDEKQEGIALKDYMGCASVHGVGPSIAIFDTIRNGCLDCTCVYPSPLHSREQMEKLVGEMKKILVESLEI, from the exons ATGTCTAACCTGAATCAACCTCAATCAGAAACAAAGGTCCGTCCAGTCGGCGGCACAGAGAACAGCTGGTGCAGAGCAGTTCCCGGCGGCACAGGTATCACCGTCCTCGGCATCCTCCTTTCCAAACCACCAAACATTTCAAATCTCCAAAATGCTCTTCACAAACTCCAAATTTCGCATCCAATTCTTCGCGCCAAACTTCACTTCAACACATCCACAACCACATTCTCCTACATCATTCCTCCAAATCCTCATATTCAAATCCAACCTTTCGATTTCCAATCGACTGCTGAAATCCTCCGAACGGTTTCTGAAACCGATCCATCGCGTTCCTTATCTTCCTTGCATCTGATCCTCGAACACGAGATGACTCGAAACGATTGGTCGATGACGGTTCCGGAATCGGATTCCGGTACTGATGTGTTCTTCGCTAGCTCGTACGCTCTTGATGATGGTGCGATTGTAATGGTTATGAGATTGCATACTTCTGCATGTGATAGAGCGGCGGCGGTGGCGTTGTTGAGGGAATTGTTGAGTTTGATGGTGGGGGAGAAGAGAGAAAAGGTGGAATTGGATTCAGATGGTGAGATAGGTTTGGGAATTGAAGAGTATATTCCGAATGGGAAAGCGAATAAACCTATTTGGTCTAGGGGAGTGAATATGCTTGGATATTCGCTTAATTCGTTTAGGTTAGCAAATATGGATTTTGAAGATATCGATTCGCCTAGAATTTCGCGAATTGTGCGGTTGAAATTGGATCAGGATCATACCAGTCGAATTCTTGAA GGTTGTAAATCAAGAGGCATTGAATTGTGTGGAGTTTTATCTGCTGCAGCTTTGATCGCAGCCCGTTCTTTCAAAGCTCTTCCTAATGGCCAGTGGGAGAAGTATATGGTTGTCACTCTAATCGATTGCAGATCAATTCTTCAGCCTGTTCTCAGTAACAATCATCTAG GATTTTACCATTCTGCCATCCTCAATTCCCATGACCTCTCTGGAGGAGAAGGACTATGGGAACTAGCAAAGAGAACCTACAATTCCTTTGCAAACTCGAAAAAGAACGAAAAGCATTTCTCCGACATGGCTGATGTGAACTTTCTAATGTGCAAGGCCATCGAAAACCCTGGCCTAACTCCCTCATCCTCTCTTAGGACCTCTATAGTCTCGGTTTTTGAGGAACCAGTTTTTGATAACTTTGACGATGAAAAGCAGGAGGGGATCGCTCTCAAGGACTATATGGGTTGCGCTTCTGTTCATGGAGTGGGGCCCTCAATTGCGATATTCGACACTATAAGAAACGGATGTTTGGATTGTACTTGTGTTTACCCTTCACCGTTGCACTCGCGAGAGCAAATGGAGAAGTTGGTTGGCGAAATGAAGAAGATTCTTGTGGAGAGTCTAGAAATCTGA